A section of the Phaseolus vulgaris cultivar G19833 chromosome 8, P. vulgaris v2.0, whole genome shotgun sequence genome encodes:
- the LOC137824177 gene encoding heavy metal-associated isoprenylated plant protein 39 isoform X2 → MDMKEKKLTVIGTVDPVNVVSKLRKYWQTDIVSVGPAKEPEKKEEPKKEEAKKEEEKKEEAKKEGEGKKEEEKKEEPKKEEKKEEKKEEEKKDEEKKKEAPPPPPDPVLELVKAYRAYNPHMTTYYYVQSMEENPNACAIC, encoded by the coding sequence ATGGACATGAAGGAGAAGAAGTTAACAGTGATAGGAACAGTTGATCCAGTGAATGTGGTGAGCAAACTTCGCAAGTACTGGCAGACAGACATAGTCTCAGTAGGTCCAGCAAAGGAGCCTGAGAAGAAAGAGGAGCCGAAGAAAGAAgaggcaaagaaggaggaagagaagaaggaggaggcaaagaagGAGGGAGAAGGCAAAAAGGAAGAGGAGAAAAAGGAAGAGccaaagaaagaagagaagaaggaagagaagaaagaagaagagaagaaagacgaggagaagaagaaagaggCACCACCCCCACCCCCAGATCCAGTTCTAGAGTTGGTAAAGGCATATAGGGCTTATAATCCACACATGACCACATATTACTATGTCCAAAGCATGGAAGAGAATCCCAATGCTTGTGCCATTTGTTAA
- the LOC137824177 gene encoding heavy metal-associated isoprenylated plant protein 39 isoform X1, whose product MKKFVLKLDLPDDKAKQKALKTVSTLPGIDAISMDMKEKKLTVIGTVDPVNVVSKLRKYWQTDIVSVGPAKEPEKKEEPKKEEAKKEEEKKEEAKKEGEGKKEEEKKEEPKKEEKKEEKKEEEKKDEEKKKEAPPPPPDPVLELVKAYRAYNPHMTTYYYVQSMEENPNACAIC is encoded by the exons ATGAAG aAGTTTGTACTCAAGTTAGATTTGCCAGATGACAAGGCTAAACAGAAGGCTCTGAAAACAGTTTCAACACTTCCAG GGATTGATGCTATCTCTATGGACATGAAGGAGAAGAAGTTAACAGTGATAGGAACAGTTGATCCAGTGAATGTGGTGAGCAAACTTCGCAAGTACTGGCAGACAGACATAGTCTCAGTAGGTCCAGCAAAGGAGCCTGAGAAGAAAGAGGAGCCGAAGAAAGAAgaggcaaagaaggaggaagagaagaaggaggaggcaaagaagGAGGGAGAAGGCAAAAAGGAAGAGGAGAAAAAGGAAGAGccaaagaaagaagagaagaaggaagagaagaaagaagaagagaagaaagacgaggagaagaagaaagaggCACCACCCCCACCCCCAGATCCAGTTCTAGAGTTGGTAAAGGCATATAGGGCTTATAATCCACACATGACCACATATTACTATGTCCAAAGCATGGAAGAGAATCCCAATGCTTGTGCCATTTGTTAA